A stretch of DNA from Micromonospora sp. WMMD1155:
CGTGCTGCTGGCCGACCACCTGATGCGCCGAGGGGTGACCGGGCTCTACGCGACCACGATCGTGTCGTCGTCACTGCTGCGGGCGATGTGCGCGGCCCGGGGTCTGCCCTACGACGAGACGCTCACCGGCTTCAAGTGGATCGTGCGGGCCGGCGGCGGGAGCGCGCCCCTGGTGTTCGGCTACGAGGAGGCGCTCGGCTACTGCGTCGCACCGGAGCACGTCCGGGACAAGGACGGCATCACCGCCGCGCTGACCGTGGCCGAGCTGGCCGCCGGCCTCAAGACGCAGGGTCGCACCCTGACCGACCGGCTGGACGAGTTGGCCGCCGAGTTCGGCGTGCACCACACCGACCAACTGTCCGCCCGGGTGGACGACCTGCGGGTGATCACCCACGCGATGGCCCGGATCCGCGCGGCCACGCCGACCACCCTGCTCGGCCAGCCGGTGGACAGCGTCCGGGACCTGCTGCCCGAGGCGGACGTGGTGATCCTGCGTACCGGGTCGGCCCGGGTGGTGATCCGCCCCTCCGGGACCGAGCCGAAGCTCAAGGCGTACCTCGAGGTGGTGGAGCCGGTCACCGACGGTGACGTCCCGGCGGCGCGCAGCCGGGCGGCGCAGGCCGTCGCCGGGCTGCGCGCCGAGGTCGGCGCCGCCCTCGGCCTCTGACGGCGCGGGCCGTCAGGCGCGCTCACCGAGCGCCGCGCCGAACGCTGCGGTCAGGGGGTGCGCCGGGTCGGACGCTCAGGCGCGCTTGCCGAGCGCCGCGTCCACCGCTCCGGCCAGGGCGGCGACGACCAGACCCACCGACGGGCGGACCACCGAGTCGTCGGTGCTCACCTGACCGGAGAAGCCCGCGCCGGTGGCGATCTCCTCCAGCCGTCGGCGAGCGGTGGCGACCTCCTCGGCACCTACGCCCAGCGCCGTCTCCATCCGGAGCACGACGACCAGGGTGGCCAGCGCGGCGGTCCGCTCGTCCGGGGCCGCCGCGCCGGTCAGGGCCTCGGTCAGCCGCTGACGGGTCTCCGCCTCGACGGAGGCGTCCACCACCGGATAACGGTGCACGTGGATGAACCCCAGTTCGGTCTCGTCGACATCCCGGACGACACCCTGGGCGCACAGGTCGTTGAGGATCTTGTCGCGCAGGCCGTGCCGCAGGCGTTGCACCCACGACGCCGGGGTGTGCGGGGTGTCGGCCGCGATCCGGCCCAGCACCTCGTCGGCCACCGGCTCACCGGTGGGCGTCGGGTCGACCACGGCCAACGACCCGTCGGCGTATGCGATCCGGCCGGCGATGGCCAGCTCGACCAGCACCGCGGCGGCCATGCCGAGGTCCAGGCTGATCCGCGGCATGGTCGCCTTGCCGGTCGAGTCGTCGTAGGCGAGGAGCAGCAACTCCTCGGCGAGCGCAACACCAGTCATGGCCGCAGACGGTAGCGGGTCCGCGCACCACCGCGCGCGGACCCGCCGGACCCGGCATCGACCGGGTGGAGCCCTCAGAACCGGGGCATGCCGCCGAACTGACGGTCACCGGCGTCCCCGAGCCCGGGGACGATGAACATGCTGTCGTTGAGCCCCTCGTCGATCGAGGCCGTGACCAGGCGGATCGGCAGACCGGAGCGTTCCAACCGCTCGATGCCCACCGGGGCGGCGAGCACGCAGAGCACCGTGATGTCGGTGCAGCCGCGATCGGCCAGCAGGCGGCAGGAGTGCTCCAGCGAGCCACCGGTGGCCAGCATCGGGTCCAGCACCAGCACCGGCAGCCCGGCCAGGTCGCGGGGCAGCGACTCCATGTAGGCGCGCGGCTCGTAGGTCTCCTCGTCGCGGGCCAGGCCGACGAAGCCCATCGACGACTCGGGCAGCAGGCCGAGTGCGGCGTCCGCCATGCCGAGACCGGCCCGCAGCACCGGCACCAGCAGCGGCGGGTTGGCCAGCCGGGTGCCCTCGGTGCCGGTGACCGGCGTCTGCACCGGGTACCGCTCGACGGGGAAGGAGCGCGCCGCCTCGTACACCAGCATGGTGGTCAGTTCGTGCAGCGCGGCCCGGAACGTCGAGGAATCGGTGCGCGCGTCCCGCATGGCGGTCAACCTGGACTGGGCCAGCGGGTGGTCAATGACGTGTACGTCCACGATCGCTCAACCTACCGTTCCGTAGGGCGCGGTGGTGCGCGCGCGGTCGGACCAGCGACGCCGCTCACGTCCGCGCACCGATCGTGAGCAAGATCACTCCGCGTTCCGGTGCGTAGACTTCGGGGCATGACGGCGACAACGACGTCGGCCCGGTCGGAGCTCTCCGAGCTGGGACGATCCGAGACCGCTCTGCGGACCTTCCTCCACGGCCTGCCCGGGGTGGACCAGGTCGGCGCGGAGCAGCGGGCGGCACAGCTCGGCACCCGATCCATCAAGACCACCGCCAAGGCCCAGGCGATCGACCTGGCGATCCGGATGGTCGACCTGACCACGCTGGAGGGGGCGGACACCCCGGGCAAGGTGCGCGCGCTGGCTGCGAAGGCGCTGCGCCCGGACCCGGCCGACCCGTCCTGCCCACACGTCGGGGCGGTCTGCGT
This window harbors:
- the upp gene encoding uracil phosphoribosyltransferase gives rise to the protein MDVHVIDHPLAQSRLTAMRDARTDSSTFRAALHELTTMLVYEAARSFPVERYPVQTPVTGTEGTRLANPPLLVPVLRAGLGMADAALGLLPESSMGFVGLARDEETYEPRAYMESLPRDLAGLPVLVLDPMLATGGSLEHSCRLLADRGCTDITVLCVLAAPVGIERLERSGLPIRLVTASIDEGLNDSMFIVPGLGDAGDRQFGGMPRF
- a CDS encoding GPP34 family phosphoprotein; its protein translation is MTGVALAEELLLLAYDDSTGKATMPRISLDLGMAAAVLVELAIAGRIAYADGSLAVVDPTPTGEPVADEVLGRIAADTPHTPASWVQRLRHGLRDKILNDLCAQGVVRDVDETELGFIHVHRYPVVDASVEAETRQRLTEALTGAAAPDERTAALATLVVVLRMETALGVGAEEVATARRRLEEIATGAGFSGQVSTDDSVVRPSVGLVVAALAGAVDAALGKRA